One Phaseolus vulgaris cultivar G19833 chromosome 11, P. vulgaris v2.0, whole genome shotgun sequence genomic window carries:
- the LOC137837315 gene encoding uncharacterized protein, whose amino-acid sequence MEWAISSVLVQEQDHVQKPIYFVSKALQGSETRYQSLEKAALAVVFSARRLRHYFHSFTVVVMTDLPIQKVLQKPYVTGRMVRWAVELSEFDIEVELDSQWLLSGDGSLNQQGSGVGIVLEGPNGVLIEQALQFAFKASNNQAEYEALIAGMLLAKEMGARSLLAKSDSLLVTWQVTGEYQAKDPQMPAYLRYVQVLKGAFAAFELVHVPREKNARADLLAKLASSGKGGRQRTVIQDTLKALRKFVADNRVDVLQVSASKGKPESHSSLTQEMARGPSISAYSTSPREWDFMQVCTLEEGDTWMTPYRRYLADGILPAEPEESKKVKRNSARQMMYLIVAIEYFTKWIEAEPVAQITAHKVQHFVWKNIVCRFGVSRRMVSDNEESNEERRVNLDLLNEAREEVRIKAEAVKRRVEHQYIPKVRPHQFQVADLVMRKAHPYELENKLSPKLTGPFRVTEAKGNGSYKLETLEGGSIPCTWNAANLKFYFS is encoded by the exons ATGGAATGGGCCATTAGCTCTGTGCTGGTTCAAGAGCAGGATCACGTGCAAAAGCCTAtatacttcgtgagcaaggccttgCAGGGCTCGGAGACGAGGTATCAATCTTTGGAGAAAGCGGCCCTGGCAGTGGTATTctctgccaggaggctccgccactatttccatagttttacggtggtggtgatgacggatctccccatccagaaggtgttGCAGAAGCCATATGTCACtgggaggatggttcgctgggcggtggagctatcAGAGTTCGATATA GAAGTGGAGCTTGATTCCCAGTGGTTGTTGTCAGGGGACGGATCCTTGAATCAGCAGGGAAGTGGTGTcgggatagtcttggaggggcccaacggggtgttgattgagcaagccctgcagtttgccttcaaggcaagcaacaaccaggcagagtacgaggccctgatcgcaggaatgcttttagccaaggagatgggagcgcgAAGCCTcttggcgaagagtgactcgttgttgGTCACATGGCAGGTGACCGGGGAATATCAAGCAAAGGACCCGCAAATGCCTGCGTATTTGAGGTACGTCCAAGTGCTGAAGGGAGCGTTCGCGGCGTTTGAGTTGGTGCACGTCCCGAGAGAGAAAAATGCCCgtgctgacctgctcgccaagctggccagctcaggcaaggggggaaggcagaggacggtcATCCAAGATACCCTCAAGGCGTTGCGAAAGTTTGTAGCAGATAACAGAGTGGATGTCCTCCAGGTCAGTGCATCCAAGGGAAAGCCGGAGAGTCATTcgtctttgactcaggagatGGCGAGAGGCCCTAGCATAAGTGCCTATTCGACCTCGCCCAGAGAATGGGACTTCATGCAAGTGTGCACCCTGGAAGAAGGAGATACATGGATGACCCCCTACAGACGCTACCTTGCAGATGGGATCCTCCCAGCAGAGCCAGAAGAGAGCAAGAAGGTGAAAAGAAATTCTGCAAG GCAAATGATGTACTTGATAGTAGCtattgagtacttcacgaagtggatagaagcagaaccggtggcacagatcactgcacataaggtacaacactttgtttggaaaaacaTCGTGTGTCGTTTTGGTGTGTCGAGGCGTATGGTCTCAGATAACG AGGAgtccaacgaggagaggagggtGAATTTAGACCTGTTGaacgaggccagggaagaggtgagaataaaggctgaggcagtgaagagaagggtggagcacCAGTACATCCCCAAGGTGAGGCCTCATCAGTTCCAGGTGGCGGACCTCGTCATGCGCAAGGCTCATCCGTATGAGTTAGAGaacaagctgtctcccaagttgACTGGGCCCTTTAGAGTAACCGAGGCTAAGGGGAACGGGTCGTACAAGCTTGAAACTCTTGAGGGAGGCTCCATTCCATGCACCTGGAACGCAGctaatttgaagttttattttagttaa